One Fundulus heteroclitus isolate FHET01 chromosome 1, MU-UCD_Fhet_4.1, whole genome shotgun sequence genomic window carries:
- the dalrd3 gene encoding DALR anticodon-binding domain-containing protein 3, with protein MAMENTEELSPLRITATVRALSSALRGKREHVHGSGRGKGDRTFPEPEKLWFKESSAKNLRNRDFLSPSTMLNTLYADGQVPPAVMSRVLSLRGSGVLPVAGGEVMGEGLRLRVDRVAAFRAVLAGGITEYLKPSGQREGCVVLNCPALHPKPNPPAPDTLSLGQLRTVLLADHMGAMLRRQGFEVSFCPTLPEDSDVAAFLRALGIDWPTARANWTNDEREERIQKVLESSPYRERGTGSGRRSSGGGGRKAVEEENEGGLRINLKQVFQEEGMLGYDPTLGTCKVHRDSVSHLAQLDLSTADITGTMVTVLHVTSCQDEFRQQQIAVLWRASGAAHSQRHLVCGPVKTPGSHLTAAQYLQLRKGQMKEASEMKYGDKVEGQTWDDIIKVMTSATIRFELLSTVHTSPVTLDVQREGGVSTKGPRGGVFVMYNCARLHTLFDSYERGVEKGLYPEIPDGSQLDFSALKEEGEWLLLFNYLIPFSELLDQSGQALDCEGGGARVNIKTEQICKFLVSLSKDFSSYYNRVHVLGEPLPHLFNQMFCRLHLLRALRELYHSALETLNLPPIRQL; from the exons ATGGCGATGGAGAACACGGAGGAGCTCTCGCCCCTGCGGATCACCGCCACGGTGCGGGCGCTCAGCTCCGCGCTGCGGGGGAAGCGGGAACACGTCCACGGCTCCGGCCGTGGCAAAGGCGACAGGACGTTCCCCGAACCGGAGAAGCTCTGGTTCAAGGAGAGCAGCGCGAAGAACCTGCGGAACAGGGACTTCTTGTCGCCGAGCACCATGCTGAACACGCTGTATGCGGACGGACAG GTTCCGCCGGCGGTGATGTCCCGGGTCCTGTCGCTCCGGGGCAGCGGGGTCCTTCCTGTGGCGGGCGGGGAGGTGATGGGCGAGGGCTTGAGGCTGCGAGTGGACCGGGTCGCAGCTTTCAGGGCCGTCCTGGCAGGTGGAATCACCGAGTATCTAAAGCCCTCCGGTCAGCGGGAGGGCTGCGTCGTGCTCAACTGCCCGGCACTGCACCCTAAACCCAACCCACCCGCTCCTGACACGCTGAGCCTGGGCCAGCTGAGGACGGTTCTGCTGGCCGACCACATGGGGGCGATGTTGAGGAGACAAGG ATTTGAAGTGTCCTTCTGCCCAACTCTCCCCGAGGACAGCGACGTCGCCGCCTTCCTCCGAGCTCTGGGCATCGATTGGCCGACGGCTCGAGCTAACTGGACGAACGACGAGCGGGAGGAGAGGATCCAGAAGGTGCTAGAGAGCTCTCCCTACAGAGAGAGGGGAACGGGGAGCGGCCGGAGGAGCAGCGGGGGAGGAGGTCGGAAGGCTGTGGAGGAGGAGAACGAAGGAGGGCTCAGGATTAATTTGAAACAGGTGTTCCAGGAAGAGGGCATGCTGGGGTACGACCCCACCCTCGGCACCTGCAAAG TTCACAGAGACAGTGTTTCCCACCTGGCCCAGCTGGACCTGTCCACGGCCGACATCACG GGAACCATGGTGACAGTGCTACATGTGACTTCCTGTCAGGACGAGTTTCGCCAGCAGCAGATAGCGGTGCTGTGGAGGGCCAGCGGAGCGGCACACAGTCAG AGACATCTTGTGTGTGGACCTGTGAAGACCCCCGGTTCTCACCTCACCGCCGCACAGTACCTGCA GCTGAGAAAAGGTCAGATGAAGGAGGCCTCTGAGATGAAGTACGGAGATAAAGTAGAAG GTCAGACCTGGGATGACATCATCAAAGTCATGACCTCTGCCACGATCAGATTTGAGCTACTATCAACCGTTCACACAAGTCCT GTGACACTGGACGTCCAGAGGGAAGGGGGCGTGTCAACCAAAGGGCCAAGAGGAGGCGTGTTTGTCATGTACAACTGTGCCAGGCTGCACACTCTGTTCGACAGCTACGAGAGAGGAGTGGAGAAGG GTCTGTACCCAGAAATCCCCGATGGCTCCCAGCTCGACTTTTCTGCTCTCAAAGAAGAG GGAGAGTGGCTTTTGCTCTTCAATTACCTCATCCCTTTCTCGGAGCTGCTCGACCAATCAGGACAGGCGCTGGattgtgaaggaggaggagcCAGAGTGAACATTAAAACCGAACAG ATCTGTAAATTTCTCGTCTCGCTCAGTAAAGACTTCAGTTCGTACTACAACAGAGTCCATGTGCTCGGG GAGCCGTTGCCTCACCTCTTCAACCAGATGTTTTGTCGTCTCCATCTGCTAAGAGCCCTGAGGGAGCTCTACCACAGCGCTCTGGAGACCCTGAACCTCCCCCCCATCAGGCAGCTATAG